A window of Adhaeribacter arboris genomic DNA:
ATTGGTTTCCAGGCCAATGCTGGTGAAAGCCAAGGCAAACCACAAGCCTTGCAGGTTTTTTAAACTATCTTTCACCTGAGCGGTAGTTTCGGGCGAGATGAAGAAAGAAAAAAGCAACGAAGCGCCAATAAAACCCAGTACAAACTTGGGAAAACGTTCCCAGATTACCCCTAAAGTTGGCTTGCTGTTTTGCTCTTCTGAATTGGGATGTTTGGTATAGGTCCAGTAAACCGAAATAGCGAAAGCCGCTAAACCCAGCAATACGTTCTGCGAAAATTTTACAATCGTACTGATTTTTAGAGCCGTTTCGCCCACCAGCGTACCCGAAGCCACTACGGCTCCGGTAGTATCAATGCTGCCGCCTAACCAGGCGCCGGTAACTTCCTGCGGAAAGTTAAAATACTGGGCTACGTACGGCATAAATAGCATCATCGGGATGGCCGTAATTAACACCATGGAAATCACGTAGGACAGCTTTTTGGAATCACCTTTAATCGCGCCGGAAGTAGCAATTGCCGCTGAAACCCCGCAAATAGAAACGGCGCTGGAAATCATCATGGTGAGTTCGTCGTCTACTTTCAATTTCTTGCAAGTCCAGTAAGCCAGATACCACACCGATACGACTACCAGCAAGGCCTGAATTAAACCTAAGGAACCCGCCTTTAGAATATCGGAGAAAATAACGCTGGTACCCAGCAGCACCAAACCAATTTTCACGAATAACTCTGTCGTTAGCGTAGACCGAAACCAATCGGGTAATTTGAAAAAGTTGCCGATGATCAAACCAATGGATAAACTAAAAATAACGGCTTCCAGGTTTAAGGCTTTTACCTGCTTGTTCCCAGCCAGAATTAAGGCCAGAATAGTTAGTACATAGACCACCGGAAAAACGAGCAAATACGATTTCAAGGGCTTACCAATCAGGGTGGCGCCCAACCCACCAATGGTAAATACCAGCAAAAACTGCAAAGCAATTAAGCCTAGGTTACTGGCATTTAAAACTTTAGCGGTTAATTCCGCAGGATTACTCCAGCCAAATACCGGCACCGGCAGCAAAAATCCAGCAATGGCTAACAAAATGATTAATCCGCCTAAAATTACAACGGTCCAATCTTCCGAAACGGCAAACCGGGTTTTGGGCGGAGAAGTAACTGTTGCTTGGGTTGAAGACATAAATTTTAAATTTTCTTTTATGTATATAGATGTAGTAGACAAATCTATTGCATAGTTGCCACTTTCGCTATTATTTCTTACAAAAGTTGTTTAAAGTTATGGTATGGGTTCTGTTTGTATTGGTAATTTTACTCTTCCGCCCGAAAGGGCACCTTCCCTAAAAACAGGGAAGGAGAGGCGGCTTTTTACATTTACCAATTACCATTTACCAGTTAATAAGTACCAGTTTGTAATTTAACTGAGCAACAGATAGCTAGGCAACAAACTCCTATGGCGCGGATTTACTTCCGTGACTTGCTTATTCTATATTAGAAATGGCTGCTTTTTCCTAAGTTAAAAAAGGCACGGAAGTAAATCCGCGCCATAGTGCGGCTATAGGAAAGCTCCCCTCCTAATCTTAGGAGGGGCAGAGGTGGTTGACCCTTTGCACAATAACTTTTATACTTAACTTATTTTAAAAACATCCTTTAAAGCCCGGTTAGCCGCATGAAACCCGCACATGCCGTGTACTCCCCCGCCTGGCGGCGTGGAGGAAGAACAGATATAAATACCTTTGGCCGACGTGCGGTAAGGTGATAAACTGATGGTAGGACGGGTATATAATTGCTGCACGTCGATAACGCCCCCGTTAATATCGCCGCCAATGTAATTCGGGTTGTACGCTTCAATCTGGGCGGTATTCATTACGCTGCGGCCAATAATTAAATCGCGGAAACCGGGTGCAAAACGCTCTACTTGTTTTTCAATTATTTCGGTCCGGTCGAGGGTGGAGCCGTTGGGTACGTGGCAATACGCCCAGGCCACCTGCTTGCCGGCCGGGGCGCGGGTTGGGTCAAACAAACTTTGCTGCGCTAATAACACGAATGGCTTATCGGGGTGCTGCCCGCTGGCATTTTGCTTTTCTGTGGCCGCAATTTCTTCGAAGGTATTGCCAATGTGGATGGTGCCGGCGTTCCGGCATTCGGGGGCGGTAAACGGAATCGGACCGTCCAGGGCCCAGTCAATTTTAAAAACGCCCATGCCGTAGCGGTACCGGTTAAGCTGCCATTTATAAATGGATGAAAACTTGTGACCGGCAATATCTAATAATTGCCGTGGCGTTACATCTAGCAAAACAGCCCGGGACGAAGGCAATTGCTCTAATTTTTTTACATAGTAACCTGTTTCGATCTTCCCGCCCAAAGAAACAAAGTAAGAAGCCATGGCATTGGCCATTTGCTGCGAACCTCCTTTGGGAATCGGCCAACCGCGTAAGTGCCCTACGGCCATTAATACCAATCCAATGGCCGAAGTAGCCAGATTGTTTAGTGGCTGAATGTTATGTGCCGCCATTCCGCCCCAAAGCCCCCGGGCTTCCATGGTCCGGAAACGTTTGGCCAAGAGAGTAGACGGCGGCAAGGCTTTTAAACCAAACTCCGCCATGGCAATCGGGTATTTGGGAATCGGCAAAGGCCCTAGAACATCCGGAGCCAGCTTAGGCCAGTCCCGCACGGTAGGCTCCATCAGACTGAGGTAAGTCTGTTTATCTGCCCCCAACAATTCAGCTGTTTCTGTTATCGATTTTTTTAATACGGCGGCGGTGCCGTTATCAAAAGGGTGCGCTGCAGCAATTTCCGGATAAATAAATTCCAGGCCGTGTTCGTGCAGCGGCAAGGTGCTCATGTAAGGCGAACCGGCCGCCATGGGGTGAATGGCCGAGCACACATCGTGCACAAAACCGGGTAAGGTTAATTCTTTTGACCGTAATCCGCCCCCGATTGTGTTATTGCCTTCTACTAATAATACCGAAAGTCCGGCTTGCTGCAACCGGATACCGGCGGCTAGTCCATTGGGTCCGGAACCTACTACTACGGCATCAAAATCTGTCTTCGTCACAAATAATGTTTAGTTGGAATAGGTTAAGCCATTTAACTGTACTTATCCTATTCTCTTAATCTGGTTTGGGAGGATAATGTTTCAATAAACTTTTACGCTACAATAAGCGGTTTGCTCTTTTTTTAAATTTTTAACCAGAAAGTCGACCACCCCTGCCCCTCCTTATCCCAGGAGGGGCGCTTAAACTCAAATAATCCAATGGCATTAACTTTTAATAAAACTATGGCGCGGATTTACTTCCGTGACTTGCCTAAACTTAGCTACTTTGCATGGTAAAGAAAATAGCACCACTTTTATAGCAGCAGATTCAACTTTCTTGTTTTAATCTGTTAGGCACGGAAGTAAATCCACAGCGTAAATACTATAGATAAGATATTTCTAAAATTTTTATCTTTTAAACGGCAACTTTAAAAACTTCCCTCCTTGAATAAGGAGGGATTGGGGTGGTTGATCTTCGAGTTTAGCTTTTTATCTCTTACTAATACTTACCGGCTTCCAAAGTGCTTGCGGAAAGCGCGTATTGCTTATTGGCTTTATCCAGTACAATGTACACGGAGTTTTTCCGGTCGTCGGTGCCGGTTAAAATTACCCGGGAACCATCCGTGGTCGCGTATTTTAAAATCATGCGATTGCGTTTCTCGTTTTTAGGAGCATCGGCAAACTCGCGGTCGCGGCGGGTAGAAGCGGCTCTTTTATCAATTTTTGAATTTTCGTCGCCAATGTTGGCCAAAGCTTCTTTAGGTATCCAATTATCATCGTACACCGGCGCTGCTTCTTTTTTCTTCTGTTGTTTTTTTGCGTTATCCTGGCCACCATCGCCACCTACTCCGGCTACTTTGTTTCGGCGACCTTGGAACAGGAAATACTTATCCTGCAGGTATAACACCTGGTTCACCGTATCGGCCTGGTAGTGGAAAATGCGTCGGCCGCCGCCCACCCCGGAAATTTCGAAGGTACGGTTAATATCGCGCATCGGGTCGCCGCCACCATTCGACAAATCTAATGGCAAAGGCCGGTTTACTTTATACGTCAGGGTGGTCCATTTCTCAAAGGTTACGTCTTGCCACCGCACCGAATCTTCCGGGGAGAAAGGCAGGACCTGATTGTTAATTCGGAACTCCGTTACATGATACGTACCACGCAATTTCTTTACTCCTGCCGTTGAGGGCTGCTTATACGGGTCGTACAAAAAGTTAATGAGTTGCAAATAAAACAACACTCCCAGAAATAAGACAATCACGGCAGTTTTTAAACCAATGCGGGTATATTTCTGCCAGGTTTGCGCGAAAGCGGGATAAAAATTAACCGGTACCGTAAAGCGCTCCTGAATGAGCAAGCGGTATATTTTCGGAATATCGTGTACCAGTAGAAAGGCCGCCAATAAGACAAAATAAGAGCTGTACACGTGCACGCCGCCATCGTACGCAAAATTCACGTACACAATATCGCCCAGAGCGCCAAATAACAAGATAGCGCCCAGCGTAGTAGTTCTCCGGAAGAATAATAAAGTACCCGCACTTACTTCTACTACGCCGGCAAAAATTTGGTACCAGGGCACAATGCCGATCGATAACCAGTAAATTTTTTGGGCAGTAAAATCACCCAGATTGGTTTCCAGCAAACCAAAAGAAGGATATGGCATTTGCACCGGTAGTAATTTGGTAAAACCAAACCCGATAATACCAATACCGGCCCGGTAGCGTACAATTACCCGCAGCCAGTAGTACAGTAAGTTGTAATTTTTAGGCGTCGGAATTCGCTTAGCATCTACCCAGGTCCAGATTAAGCCGCCCACTACGGCTACCAAAAAAGTAACAATCCAGTTGGCATAGCCATTCAGCCGGCTACCAAATAAAGTATTGCCGAACAAATCAATGCCCGAGCCGAAACGGGCAATGTCGTATAAATCGCGGTAATGCAGGTTGGTCCAGTCCAGGTTAGCGACGTGCTTGTACCACTCTACACCGTTCGGAATGGAGAGGCAAACAAAAAAGATAAAGGCCACCCGGAAAATTACTTTCTGAGTTCTGGTCCATTCCGAGATTATCGGAGAATTCGATATGGTTCCAATCCCGTTACCCGTATCCGGGTTAGTCTGCCGGTTGGTAATAGGCTCGATGGTTTCTATTGTAGCCATGGTAATTTTTAAAAATTGTAAGGGGAATTTATCTACTTATAACTTCATCGGTTTTTGGCGGCCTTCGCGGGCAACTTCATCCAGCAGGTATTTTTTATTTATTTTTTCCAGGACTACGTACACCAGCTCATTCTTCTCATTCAGACCCGACAAAATAATCTGGTTAGCATTTGGTCGCTCGTACTTCAAAGTTAATTTCTCGTTCTGCCGATTTTTGTTTTTGTTTTGCAGAATCAAAGTTTGATTAGCGGCATCGAACTGGTAAGAATAATACTGCCGACCGCCGGAACCGGCTTCTTCGTAATTCCTTTCCTGGTCGTTCAGAAAAATTTCTTCGGTTTTGGCGTACTCTAATGGTGCTTGCTGGTTAGAGCGGATACTGATAGTAGCCCATTTTTCAAAAACTACATCCTGCCAGCGAATGGGGTCGGTAGCCGAATAAGGTAAAACCTGGTTATTAACCCGGAACTCTTTTACATTGTACAAGCCACTAGTATTCGGTAAGCCGGCAGTTTTCGGGAAGTGATAAGAGCCTTCTTTTTGGTAAACCGCGTATGTTTTATACCCATACAGCAATACAAACACAAACACAAAGCTGCTTTTTAGCACCAAACGCGCACTTTTTTGCCAATCAGTAAATTTAGGATGAAAGCGGTTGGGCAGCGTAGGTTGCTCTAGCGTGAGTAAGGTAAAAAGCCGTTTGCCATCGTAAGCAAACAAATATAAGGCAATGGTAATCAGGTAAAAACTGTACACGTATTCGCCGCCCTCATAAGCCAAATTCGACATAAACACGTTACCGGTAAAAGGTAATACCAGAAAAGCCCCAATGGAAGCGGTTTTGCGGAAAAATAACAAACCCGCCGCTAATAACTCCACCAAGCCTAAAAATGACTGGTAATCCGGCACAATACCTAAAGTAAGCGAAAATATTTTCCAGGCGTTGAAATCACCGTAATGCGTATTCAGGTTACTAATAGAAGGAATTGGCGCCTGCATCGGGTATATTTTAATGAAAGCATAGGCAATTAAACCAATGGCTAAGCGATAACGCAGAATAACCCGTACCCAATAATACAATTGATTATATTCTTTTCGATTTCGGCCCACAAGCGACCATACCACTGCTCCTACCACCGCAATAGCCAAAACTATTCCCCAATCAGCAAAAGAGCCGATGCCCCAGCCACTGGTATTTTCCGGGGTAGAAAAAAACTGCGGCGTGTACCGGCTCAAATAAAATATATCCCGGAAATGTAAATCGAGCCAGTTAATGGAAAACAGATTGCGAAAGTACTTCCAGTCGAGTGGTACCGCTTGTATAAAAAAATAAATAAAGAAAAAACGAAATGCTGCTTTCTCTAATTTATTCCAATCGGAAGATGGAACCGGAGGCTCTGGCACATTCACCTTTTCAAAGGCTTTCTTTTTAGAAACAGGTAACGAAATTTCTGCAGTAGCCATATTTTTTAAATTTTTGGAGTATCAGATATCAGCACTCTATTTTTTTAATTACTGGTTCTGTCGCAAACGTCTTCGTTTGTGACGACTTTAGGTAGGCGTCCCGCCTACGCTGGCCAGAGGCCAGCCCATGGGAACCACGAGCGAGGCGTGCTCGCGGTATGCGAAAAACTTAAAAATTCACCTCAATTAATAACCCGGATTTTGTTCCAAAGCTTTGTCGGCATTTAGCTGGTCGATCGGGATGGGCAGCACATATTTATTCGCATCGGTCACTCCCAGAACTTCGGCCACGCGGCCGGTCCGGATTAAATCAAACCAGCGGTGTGGTTCAAAAGCAAATTCTACGCGGCGTTCGTTTTCAATGGCCAGCAATACTTCGGGTTGCGTAATGGCCGGACTAGGCGCTAAATCGGCGCGGCTGCGTACTGCGTTTAAATCCGCTAAGGCTTCCGGAAGTTTATTCAATTGAGCCCGGGCTTCGGCCCGGATTAAAAACAATTCGGCAATCCGGATGACGAAGGTAGGATCGGTAGCGGGGCTGCGGTAATACATGTTGCCGTACCACAATCCTTGCGCAGTTTTCGCGACTAAGGCGTTGCGGTTCCCTCCTACCGTGGGGTCATTTACCAAGTTTACAAAAGCATCGTTGGGCGCCCATTGCCGGGTACCGCCATTGGCGGGTGGTTGCCAGCTGTTGCGGTGCGTGTTGGTGGAAGTCGGGCTATAGTAAATTTCAAAAACAGATTCTTCGGTACCACGGGCATTGTTGGCGAAGAAAGCGCTGTAGGGTTTTACCAGTTTGTAATTCGCGGCGTCGTCCACTAGTTTGCTCGCGTAGGTTTCGGCTTGGGCCCAGTCTTTTTGATACAAATAATAACGCGCGAGTAAAGCCCAAGCCGTTTTTTTGGTGGCCCGGTAGCGGTTGGTCGTTTCGGATAATAGTTTTTCGGCCTCGGTTAAGTCTTTTAGAACCTGGGCGTAAGTTTCGGTTACCGAACTGCGGCGAATGCGCTCGTTGTCGGTGAGTTCTTTGGTG
This region includes:
- a CDS encoding YeiH family protein; the protein is MSSTQATVTSPPKTRFAVSEDWTVVILGGLIILLAIAGFLLPVPVFGWSNPAELTAKVLNASNLGLIALQFLLVFTIGGLGATLIGKPLKSYLLVFPVVYVLTILALILAGNKQVKALNLEAVIFSLSIGLIIGNFFKLPDWFRSTLTTELFVKIGLVLLGTSVIFSDILKAGSLGLIQALLVVVSVWYLAYWTCKKLKVDDELTMMISSAVSICGVSAAIATSGAIKGDSKKLSYVISMVLITAIPMMLFMPYVAQYFNFPQEVTGAWLGGSIDTTGAVVASGTLVGETALKISTIVKFSQNVLLGLAAFAISVYWTYTKHPNSEEQNSKPTLGVIWERFPKFVLGFIGASLLFSFFISPETTAQVKDSLKNLQGLWFALAFTSIGLETNFADLFNKQSKKPLYAFLIAQTFNIFITLVIAFVLFGGK
- a CDS encoding phytoene desaturase family protein, with the protein product MTKTDFDAVVVGSGPNGLAAGIRLQQAGLSVLLVEGNNTIGGGLRSKELTLPGFVHDVCSAIHPMAAGSPYMSTLPLHEHGLEFIYPEIAAAHPFDNGTAAVLKKSITETAELLGADKQTYLSLMEPTVRDWPKLAPDVLGPLPIPKYPIAMAEFGLKALPPSTLLAKRFRTMEARGLWGGMAAHNIQPLNNLATSAIGLVLMAVGHLRGWPIPKGGSQQMANAMASYFVSLGGKIETGYYVKKLEQLPSSRAVLLDVTPRQLLDIAGHKFSSIYKWQLNRYRYGMGVFKIDWALDGPIPFTAPECRNAGTIHIGNTFEEIAATEKQNASGQHPDKPFVLLAQQSLFDPTRAPAGKQVAWAYCHVPNGSTLDRTEIIEKQVERFAPGFRDLIIGRSVMNTAQIEAYNPNYIGGDINGGVIDVQQLYTRPTISLSPYRTSAKGIYICSSSTPPGGGVHGMCGFHAANRALKDVFKIS
- a CDS encoding DoxX family protein, which codes for MATAEISLPVSKKKAFEKVNVPEPPVPSSDWNKLEKAAFRFFFIYFFIQAVPLDWKYFRNLFSINWLDLHFRDIFYLSRYTPQFFSTPENTSGWGIGSFADWGIVLAIAVVGAVVWSLVGRNRKEYNQLYYWVRVILRYRLAIGLIAYAFIKIYPMQAPIPSISNLNTHYGDFNAWKIFSLTLGIVPDYQSFLGLVELLAAGLLFFRKTASIGAFLVLPFTGNVFMSNLAYEGGEYVYSFYLITIALYLFAYDGKRLFTLLTLEQPTLPNRFHPKFTDWQKSARLVLKSSFVFVFVLLYGYKTYAVYQKEGSYHFPKTAGLPNTSGLYNVKEFRVNNQVLPYSATDPIRWQDVVFEKWATISIRSNQQAPLEYAKTEEIFLNDQERNYEEAGSGGRQYYSYQFDAANQTLILQNKNKNRQNEKLTLKYERPNANQIILSGLNEKNELVYVVLEKINKKYLLDEVAREGRQKPMKL
- a CDS encoding RagB/SusD family nutrient uptake outer membrane protein, producing the protein MKFFKNTRYILPFVLTLSLASCDNFLEVEPRQAIVDDQTIVDGVTAETAVRGLYGALAGANYYGTNFQSIGYFQGDNIQWTGSQSIVAQFINHNVTADNATVASTWAAIYQTINRANHIIEKVPAVTDATFTQEKKNQLLGEAYFVRALAYFDLARTWGGVQLVLTPTKELTDNERIRRSSVTETYAQVLKDLTEAEKLLSETTNRYRATKKTAWALLARYYLYQKDWAQAETYASKLVDDAANYKLVKPYSAFFANNARGTEESVFEIYYSPTSTNTHRNSWQPPANGGTRQWAPNDAFVNLVNDPTVGGNRNALVAKTAQGLWYGNMYYRSPATDPTFVIRIAELFLIRAEARAQLNKLPEALADLNAVRSRADLAPSPAITQPEVLLAIENERRVEFAFEPHRWFDLIRTGRVAEVLGVTDANKYVLPIPIDQLNADKALEQNPGY